A part of Planococcus sp. MB-3u-03 genomic DNA contains:
- a CDS encoding bifunctional adenosylcobinamide kinase/adenosylcobinamide-phosphate guanylyltransferase → MRIVFGGAFNGKSKYVKEHMNLDSSVWLEGALPELGEQAVIAGLEQWIRKQLEQQCSEQDILAAIRELAESAGERIWILTDISRGIVPIDPLEREWRDVTGRSYQYLFGKAQHITRIWYGIPQTIKGDG, encoded by the coding sequence ATGCGTATCGTATTCGGCGGAGCCTTTAACGGCAAAAGCAAGTATGTAAAAGAGCATATGAATCTGGATTCAAGCGTTTGGCTCGAAGGCGCACTGCCAGAACTGGGTGAGCAGGCGGTAATTGCCGGATTGGAGCAATGGATCCGCAAGCAACTGGAACAGCAATGCTCAGAACAGGACATATTAGCGGCGATCCGCGAACTTGCGGAAAGCGCAGGCGAACGCATCTGGATTTTGACGGACATCAGCCGCGGCATCGTGCCGATTGATCCGCTTGAGCGCGAATGGCGCGATGTCACAGGCCGAAGCTATCAGTATTTATTCGGCAAAGCGCAGCACATCACACGCATTTGGTACGGCATACCACAAACAATCAAAGGAGATGGTTGA
- a CDS encoding histidine phosphatase family protein translates to MGNAFVLRLIRHAPTAGNVRRAYIGWTDEPILPFESKPDHGTRLVWGSDLLRCRQTAHILFPDAHYEANADLRELHFGDWENMTYDDLQSNELYRNWIDDPKMVQPPNGESLQQLAERVDRAIETFSETGDYTVVTHGGPIRYILSKANRQQFFSQQAAHGHCYTVTWASKSAYKEGHPCVSYSAEPLTAKASM, encoded by the coding sequence ATGGGGAATGCTTTTGTTCTTCGTCTGATTCGCCATGCGCCGACCGCCGGGAATGTGCGGAGAGCGTATATTGGCTGGACCGATGAACCGATTTTGCCGTTCGAATCAAAACCGGATCATGGCACCCGGCTCGTCTGGGGCAGCGATTTGCTGCGTTGCCGTCAAACGGCGCATATTCTGTTTCCGGATGCCCATTATGAAGCAAATGCCGATTTGCGGGAACTGCATTTTGGGGATTGGGAAAATATGACGTATGACGATTTGCAATCCAATGAACTGTACCGCAATTGGATTGATGACCCCAAGATGGTACAGCCGCCGAACGGGGAAAGTTTGCAGCAACTGGCCGAACGGGTTGACCGGGCAATAGAAACTTTTTCTGAAACAGGGGACTATACGGTCGTCACTCACGGCGGGCCGATCCGCTATATTCTATCCAAAGCAAATCGACAGCAATTCTTTTCCCAGCAGGCAGCACACGGGCATTGCTATACCGTCACGTGGGCGAGCAAGTCGGCATATAAGGAGGGCCATCCATGCGTATCGTATTCGGCGGAGCCTTTAACGGCAAAAGCAAGTATGTAA
- the cobS gene encoding adenosylcobinamide-GDP ribazoletransferase — MANRTFGGLLLAFQFFSSIPVHKEIPMKKPQVTAMYCLLPVVGLLMGAMASAVIWLMQDTTDIGPLMIAFLLASLLWAITGGLHLDGLADTGDAYFSYQNKNKRLEIMGDPRIGAFGAMVLIFAIVGKIIVLAELIPSVSLIALAAVPVVSRIGLSVLSATAKPAKTEGLAAYFQRLIDRRTLMTAMFAWSLIVLAILFLFCGWTVALAFLVAASIATIGYKKWCDKNFGGVTGDLLGAYAEGMELLLWGMLLFFV; from the coding sequence ATGGCGAATCGGACGTTTGGGGGCTTGTTGCTCGCATTCCAATTTTTTTCATCGATTCCGGTACATAAAGAAATCCCGATGAAAAAGCCGCAAGTGACGGCAATGTACTGCTTGTTGCCTGTGGTCGGATTATTGATGGGGGCAATGGCTTCAGCCGTCATCTGGCTAATGCAGGACACCACCGATATCGGCCCATTAATGATTGCGTTTTTGCTGGCTTCATTATTATGGGCGATCACCGGGGGCTTGCACCTGGACGGGCTGGCGGACACCGGCGACGCTTATTTTTCATACCAGAACAAGAACAAGCGCCTGGAGATCATGGGAGACCCTCGGATTGGCGCATTCGGGGCGATGGTGCTGATTTTTGCGATTGTAGGAAAGATTATCGTGCTTGCGGAACTGATCCCGTCTGTTTCGCTGATCGCGCTTGCCGCTGTACCGGTCGTCAGCCGCATCGGGCTCTCTGTTTTATCAGCTACTGCAAAGCCAGCAAAAACAGAAGGGCTCGCGGCTTATTTCCAGCGCCTGATTGACCGTAGAACACTAATGACCGCAATGTTCGCCTGGTCGCTGATTGTGCTCGCCATCTTATTCCTGTTCTGTGGATGGACAGTGGCACTGGCCTTTTTAGTTGCTGCGAGCATTGCAACAATTGGCTATAAAAAATGGTGCGACAAAAATTTCGGCGGTGTAACGGGTGATTTGCTCGGGGCATACGCAGAAGGAATGGAGCTGTTGTTATGGGGAATGCTTTTGTTCTTCGTCTGA
- a CDS encoding bifunctional adenosylcobinamide kinase/adenosylcobinamide-phosphate guanylyltransferase: MVSGQLMFISGGVRSGKSAYAETLVLEAKGERNIYIASGIARDPEMAERIARHRKDRAQDGWWTIEQPQQLSEALPLIRQNDAVLWDCVTTWLANELYEGFEQGSLCADTPGCMEQKWQELKDTIDSIRTKAVYFAVVSNELLDEPLVDYTYQEWLGKIHQWLASRADHAIEMENDLAIRRK; this comes from the coding sequence ATGGTTTCAGGACAATTAATGTTCATATCTGGAGGTGTACGCAGCGGCAAAAGCGCTTATGCTGAAACGCTCGTCCTGGAGGCGAAAGGTGAACGCAATATATATATTGCCAGCGGCATCGCGCGTGACCCGGAAATGGCAGAACGCATCGCGCGCCACCGAAAAGACCGCGCACAAGACGGCTGGTGGACAATTGAACAACCTCAGCAATTATCCGAAGCATTGCCGCTCATCCGGCAAAATGACGCGGTATTATGGGATTGCGTCACGACTTGGCTCGCAAATGAACTATATGAAGGTTTTGAGCAAGGCAGTTTATGCGCAGACACGCCTGGCTGCATGGAGCAGAAATGGCAGGAGCTAAAAGACACCATCGATTCGATCCGCACGAAAGCTGTTTATTTTGCCGTCGTTTCCAACGAATTGTTAGACGAACCGCTCGTCGACTATACGTATCAGGAGTGGCTCGGAAAGATTCACCAATGGCTCGCAAGCCGCGCAGATCATGCGATTGAAATGGAGAACGACCTTGCGATTCGAAGAAAGTGA
- the cobD gene encoding threonine-phosphate decarboxylase CobD, with protein sequence MKLPEHGANPHRLYEQAGHKQASEVFDFSENVHPFGPPVFLKEQWADFYDLLSSYPDPQAEPFRSAAAEYHGVEKEQLAAGNGAAEIFTWLAKRYRGKRVMLVEPAFSEYRSTLEAEVVHILEIDLKPDQAWQLQLEDVKEQVANCDAFYVCNPHNPTGRLLDLAELEEIAALCKGKCELVIDEAFIDFIGENASFIPLLKRYPHVIIVRSMTKMYALAGLRLGYVIAESSVIRELTGAAAHWNVNGLAASAGARCFSEEPYREQVIAAAASERAKMEAYLEAMGCSFVPSAANFLCFQLPDPERSEQFFHAMLEAGIVLRHTYSFKGMDGAWFRIGMKSGSAMERLRKEMHQWFQDN encoded by the coding sequence TTGAAATTGCCTGAACACGGAGCCAATCCGCATCGCCTCTATGAACAAGCGGGACACAAGCAAGCTTCGGAAGTGTTCGATTTCAGTGAAAACGTCCATCCATTCGGGCCGCCCGTTTTCTTAAAAGAGCAATGGGCAGATTTTTACGATTTGCTGTCTTCGTACCCAGACCCGCAAGCGGAACCGTTCCGTTCAGCGGCGGCCGAATACCACGGCGTCGAAAAAGAGCAGCTCGCTGCCGGAAATGGTGCTGCAGAAATCTTTACCTGGCTCGCAAAGCGTTACCGAGGCAAACGGGTGATGCTGGTGGAGCCGGCGTTTTCTGAATACCGGAGCACTTTGGAAGCAGAGGTAGTCCATATATTGGAAATAGATTTAAAGCCGGATCAGGCTTGGCAATTGCAACTGGAAGACGTAAAAGAACAGGTGGCAAATTGCGATGCATTTTATGTGTGCAACCCGCATAATCCTACCGGGCGCTTGCTGGACTTGGCGGAACTCGAAGAAATCGCGGCGTTGTGTAAAGGAAAGTGTGAGCTGGTCATCGATGAAGCGTTTATTGATTTTATCGGAGAAAACGCTTCGTTCATTCCGCTGCTGAAACGGTATCCGCATGTCATCATCGTCCGTTCGATGACCAAAATGTATGCGCTTGCGGGTCTTCGGCTCGGATACGTCATTGCCGAGTCCAGTGTCATCCGGGAATTGACAGGCGCCGCGGCTCATTGGAATGTCAACGGTTTAGCGGCCTCGGCCGGTGCACGCTGTTTTTCGGAAGAACCGTACCGGGAGCAGGTAATTGCTGCGGCCGCCAGTGAACGCGCGAAAATGGAAGCTTATCTGGAGGCGATGGGCTGCTCGTTCGTGCCTTCAGCCGCAAACTTCCTATGTTTTCAACTGCCGGACCCTGAGCGTTCGGAGCAGTTTTTCCATGCGATGCTAGAAGCAGGAATCGTCTTACGCCATACTTATTCATTTAAAGGAATGGACGGCGCATGGTTTCGCATCGGCATGAAAAGCGGCTCAGCCATGGAACGGCTGAGAAAGGAGATGCATCAATGGTTTCAGGACAATTAA
- the cbiB gene encoding adenosylcobinamide-phosphate synthase CbiB, which yields MIHHVLAIGIGLLLDRLIGDPPAWPHPVRWIGSLINRLKSRLNVPKHAFRNGFAMLSIVLAIVATVTVAIVTIAYSLHPAIGVLVEALLIASGLSQKSLKQAAEDVYTPLVQGDFALARKKLSWIVGRDTETLGESEITRGVVETVSENTSDGITAPMFWALLFGAPGLWIYKAVNTCDSMVGYKNKEFHAFGFASAKFDDVLNYVPSRVTGALIVLFTRNESGMPLKKRLSIWLRDARKHPSPNSGWLEAATAVQLGIELGGVNSYGGVRSIRAKMGEPLFKLEATHIRSAVNQMNIAAISFFALIAIGGILLEIA from the coding sequence ATGATCCACCATGTGTTGGCCATCGGCATTGGCCTATTGCTCGACCGCCTAATTGGGGATCCGCCGGCATGGCCGCATCCTGTTCGCTGGATCGGTTCATTGATCAATAGGTTGAAGAGCCGCCTGAATGTTCCAAAGCATGCGTTTCGCAACGGCTTTGCCATGCTTTCGATTGTATTGGCGATTGTCGCAACAGTAACGGTCGCGATCGTTACTATTGCCTATTCGCTCCATCCAGCAATCGGAGTTTTAGTAGAAGCGCTGTTGATCGCTTCCGGCTTGTCGCAAAAAAGCTTGAAACAGGCAGCGGAAGATGTTTACACGCCGCTCGTCCAAGGTGACTTTGCGCTTGCCCGCAAAAAGCTGTCATGGATTGTCGGGCGCGATACGGAAACTTTGGGAGAAAGCGAGATTACCCGCGGCGTCGTCGAAACGGTTTCCGAAAATACAAGCGATGGCATTACCGCTCCGATGTTTTGGGCGCTATTGTTCGGCGCGCCTGGGTTATGGATTTACAAAGCGGTCAATACATGCGATTCGATGGTCGGCTATAAGAATAAAGAATTTCATGCCTTCGGTTTTGCTTCCGCAAAATTCGATGATGTGTTGAATTACGTGCCGAGCCGCGTGACCGGCGCATTGATTGTGCTATTCACCCGAAATGAAAGCGGCATGCCGTTGAAAAAACGCCTTTCCATATGGCTGCGTGATGCGAGGAAACATCCGAGCCCGAACAGCGGCTGGCTGGAAGCGGCAACAGCTGTGCAGCTTGGCATCGAACTTGGGGGCGTGAACTCCTATGGCGGCGTCCGGTCGATCCGCGCTAAAATGGGCGAACCATTGTTCAAACTCGAAGCAACACATATTAGAAGTGCAGTGAACCAAATGAATATTGCCGCAATCAGTTTTTTCGCACTGATTGCTATAGGGGGAATCCTGCTTGAAATTGCCTGA
- a CDS encoding FecCD family ABC transporter permease: protein MSKSALAYVVSLILLGGAVVLGVTVGTVPISPAVIWNPSSDEAAANILWNIRMPRVVLAGLVGAALAIAGAAFQGLLKNPLADPYTLGVSSGAAVGAVMTLFFGISIPFLGLFTLPVISMIGALITMLAVMGFARLVDRSMKMETVILTGIIFSSFLGSIMSLMIALTGEELRQIIGWLLGSVSMRGWPYVQMALPFVLVGSFVLWLYRRELNAMLFGEERAQHLGVDVKRSKMAILIGGSVLTGSAVAVSGTIGFVGLVVPHITRLIWGSDHRHVLPLSFINGAALLIVCDLVARTIISPTELPIGVITAFIGAPVFAFIFFRQRRGGL from the coding sequence GTGAGTAAATCTGCACTCGCCTATGTAGTCTCCCTAATTTTATTGGGCGGGGCAGTAGTGCTCGGCGTGACGGTCGGGACGGTACCGATTTCACCGGCGGTTATCTGGAATCCTTCATCGGACGAAGCCGCGGCGAACATCTTATGGAATATCCGCATGCCGCGTGTGGTGCTTGCGGGACTAGTCGGTGCGGCACTTGCGATTGCGGGCGCAGCTTTTCAAGGCTTGCTGAAAAACCCGCTCGCTGATCCATATACTTTGGGAGTGTCGTCCGGTGCCGCTGTCGGTGCCGTGATGACGCTTTTTTTCGGCATCTCCATTCCATTTCTTGGCCTGTTCACCTTGCCGGTCATCAGCATGATCGGCGCATTGATCACGATGCTCGCCGTCATGGGCTTTGCGCGGCTTGTCGATCGTTCGATGAAGATGGAAACAGTTATTTTGACTGGCATCATCTTCAGTTCATTCCTGGGGTCGATCATGTCTTTGATGATCGCGTTGACCGGTGAAGAATTGCGGCAGATCATCGGCTGGCTGCTTGGCAGCGTATCGATGCGCGGCTGGCCCTATGTCCAGATGGCGCTGCCGTTTGTACTGGTTGGTTCATTCGTCTTATGGCTTTACCGCCGGGAATTAAACGCGATGCTGTTCGGGGAAGAACGTGCACAGCATCTTGGCGTGGACGTCAAGAGGAGCAAGATGGCGATTTTGATCGGCGGCTCGGTCCTGACCGGATCTGCAGTTGCCGTTTCCGGGACAATCGGCTTTGTCGGCCTGGTCGTTCCGCATATCACGCGCCTCATATGGGGCTCTGACCACCGCCATGTCCTGCCGTTATCGTTCATCAACGGGGCCGCACTTTTGATCGTTTGCGACCTGGTGGCGCGGACAATCATTTCACCGACCGAATTGCCGATTGGCGTGATCACTGCGTTTATCGGGGCGCCGGTCTTTGCATTCATCTTTTTCCGACAGCGCAGAGGAGGGCTTTAA
- a CDS encoding ABC transporter substrate-binding protein → MKNIWKFGTAAGMAAIVLAGCGDEAAPVEDQDVETPAEPPSEVAEAEFPVTLVDAMGDEVVIEEEPESFVSMIPSNTEIAYELGLGEKMVGVSDFDNYPEEVADLEKIGGQEFNVEKIISLQPDVVLAHESGLGMGTEGYQQLRDAGLNVFVVENAETFDEVYETISVIGQVSGAVEAADGLIEEMEAQVAEVEELAAGVDESKSVFVEIGSEPELYTAGTGTFIHEMLTMIQAENVAGGEEGWISMDPEAVVAANPEIIITTEGGYIENAAELIKERSGYADVTAVQEDAIHELNPDTVTRPGPRLTEGLMTLAEVIYPETFSE, encoded by the coding sequence ATGAAAAATATATGGAAATTCGGGACGGCTGCAGGAATGGCCGCAATTGTACTGGCTGGATGCGGCGACGAAGCGGCACCTGTCGAAGATCAAGATGTAGAAACACCGGCTGAACCGCCGTCGGAAGTAGCGGAAGCGGAATTCCCGGTTACCTTAGTCGATGCAATGGGCGATGAAGTAGTCATCGAAGAAGAACCGGAATCATTTGTTTCGATGATTCCTTCTAATACAGAAATCGCCTATGAGCTTGGGCTGGGCGAAAAAATGGTCGGCGTTTCGGATTTCGACAATTATCCGGAAGAAGTAGCAGATCTAGAAAAAATCGGCGGCCAAGAATTCAATGTAGAGAAAATCATCAGCCTGCAGCCGGATGTCGTTTTGGCCCATGAATCAGGGCTTGGCATGGGAACTGAAGGATATCAGCAGCTGCGTGATGCCGGATTGAATGTCTTTGTCGTAGAAAACGCAGAAACATTTGATGAAGTATATGAAACGATTTCCGTCATCGGCCAAGTGTCAGGCGCAGTGGAAGCAGCAGACGGGTTAATCGAGGAAATGGAAGCGCAAGTCGCGGAAGTTGAAGAACTGGCGGCTGGTGTCGACGAATCCAAATCGGTCTTCGTAGAGATTGGCAGCGAACCGGAACTTTATACAGCCGGTACAGGTACGTTCATCCATGAAATGCTGACAATGATTCAAGCTGAAAATGTCGCAGGAGGCGAAGAAGGCTGGATCAGCATGGATCCGGAAGCAGTTGTTGCGGCAAACCCTGAAATCATCATCACCACAGAAGGCGGTTATATCGAAAATGCTGCTGAATTGATCAAAGAGCGCAGCGGTTATGCAGATGTGACGGCTGTGCAAGAAGATGCCATTCATGAATTGAACCCTGATACTGTCACGCGCCCAGGCCCGCGTTTGACGGAAGGCTTGATGACATTGGCAGAAGTGATTTATCCGGAGACCTTCAGTGAGTAA
- the argS gene encoding arginine--tRNA ligase, translated as MNAVEQVQQNIKQAIAEAVQKAGLTEEPVQVQLESPRDKANGDYATNVAMQLTRLAKKPPRAIAEAIVENLDTQSANIEKVEIAGPGFINIIIKKDYLNDVIKTVLEQGEEYGRSNSGNSQRVQVEFVSANPTGDLHLGHARGSSVGDSMCNILDLAGYDVSREYYINDAGNQINNLALSIEGRYFEALGKGESMPEDGYRGQDIIDIAAALVEEHGDKFLHMTEQERYKAFREHGLKVELAKLQKDLADFRVHFDVWYSETSLYENGKIDAALKKLRDNGHIYEEDGATWFRSTTFGDDKDRVLIKNDGTYTYLTPDIAYHEDKIQRGFDKLINIWGADHHGYIPRMKAAIEALGYDRDTLEVSIIQMVQLYKDGEKMKMSKRTGKAVTMRELVDLVGLDAVRYFFAMRSGDSHMDFDLDLAVSQSNENPVYYSQYAHARICSILRQAAEQNFTASTEHLELLTDEKEIEVLKKIGDFPQVIADAAKLRAPHRVTTYIHELASNFHSFYNANKVLDASNEELTRSRLALIEGVKTTLANALKTVGVQAPEKM; from the coding sequence ATGAACGCAGTAGAACAAGTACAGCAAAACATTAAACAGGCGATCGCCGAAGCGGTCCAAAAAGCGGGACTTACAGAAGAACCGGTTCAGGTCCAATTGGAATCGCCGAGAGATAAAGCGAACGGCGATTACGCAACAAACGTGGCCATGCAATTGACGCGTCTTGCGAAAAAGCCGCCGCGCGCAATCGCAGAAGCCATCGTGGAAAACTTGGACACCCAGTCAGCGAATATCGAAAAAGTCGAAATCGCAGGCCCTGGCTTCATCAACATCATCATCAAAAAAGATTATTTGAACGATGTCATCAAAACTGTACTTGAGCAAGGCGAAGAGTATGGCCGCTCGAACTCCGGCAACAGCCAGCGCGTCCAAGTCGAGTTCGTCTCTGCGAACCCGACAGGCGATCTTCATCTGGGTCACGCACGCGGTTCCTCTGTTGGCGATTCCATGTGCAATATCCTGGATCTTGCCGGCTATGACGTGTCCCGTGAATACTACATCAACGATGCAGGCAACCAGATCAATAATTTGGCGCTATCGATCGAAGGACGCTATTTCGAAGCGCTTGGCAAAGGCGAAAGCATGCCTGAAGACGGCTACCGCGGACAGGACATCATCGATATCGCTGCGGCACTCGTTGAAGAGCACGGCGATAAATTCCTTCATATGACAGAACAAGAACGCTATAAAGCATTCCGTGAACACGGCTTGAAAGTGGAGCTTGCGAAATTGCAGAAAGACTTGGCAGATTTCCGCGTCCATTTTGATGTGTGGTATTCGGAAACATCCCTTTACGAAAACGGCAAGATCGACGCAGCATTGAAAAAACTGCGCGACAATGGCCATATCTACGAAGAAGACGGCGCGACTTGGTTCCGCTCGACGACATTCGGTGATGACAAAGACCGCGTGCTCATCAAAAACGACGGCACGTATACGTATCTGACACCGGATATCGCTTACCACGAAGACAAAATCCAGCGCGGTTTCGACAAGCTCATCAATATTTGGGGAGCTGACCACCACGGCTACATCCCACGCATGAAAGCAGCAATCGAAGCGCTTGGCTACGACCGCGATACGCTTGAAGTGAGCATCATCCAAATGGTGCAATTGTATAAAGACGGCGAGAAAATGAAAATGAGCAAACGTACCGGTAAAGCCGTGACGATGCGCGAATTGGTCGACTTGGTCGGCCTAGACGCGGTCCGTTATTTCTTTGCGATGCGCTCCGGCGATTCCCATATGGATTTCGACTTGGATTTGGCCGTTTCCCAGTCCAACGAAAACCCGGTTTATTATTCCCAGTACGCACATGCGCGCATCTGCTCGATCTTGCGCCAGGCAGCGGAGCAGAACTTCACCGCTTCGACTGAGCATCTGGAGCTGTTGACGGACGAAAAGGAAATCGAAGTATTGAAGAAAATCGGCGATTTCCCACAAGTCATCGCAGATGCTGCAAAACTCCGTGCGCCTCACCGCGTCACGACTTATATCCATGAACTGGCGTCGAACTTCCACAGTTTCTATAACGCCAATAAAGTATTGGATGCTAGCAATGAAGAATTGACGCGTTCGCGCCTTGCCCTGATCGAAGGGGTTAAGACGACACTCGCAAATGCCTTGAAGACAGTCGGCGTCCAAGCTCCTGAAAAAATGTAG
- a CDS encoding DUF1934 domain-containing protein, whose product MKKSVKIKLTTIIRQPGAEDQVMELRSEGVLTVKNGRRYLQYDERQDDLDIRTTVKLGETDAVVMRSGGLQMRLPFLLDKEQTGNLRHGEESFMLTTKAHELIMTESRFKVRYDLALGNDFAGEYEMEIQFTEGTK is encoded by the coding sequence ATGAAGAAATCGGTGAAAATCAAATTGACGACGATCATCCGCCAGCCGGGTGCTGAAGATCAAGTGATGGAACTGCGTTCAGAAGGCGTTCTGACCGTGAAAAATGGACGCCGCTATCTGCAATACGATGAGCGGCAAGATGATCTCGATATCCGGACAACGGTCAAACTCGGTGAAACGGATGCGGTCGTGATGCGCAGCGGAGGTTTGCAGATGCGCCTGCCGTTTCTGTTGGATAAGGAACAGACCGGCAATTTGCGCCACGGGGAAGAATCGTTCATGCTCACGACCAAAGCACATGAACTCATCATGACGGAAAGCCGTTTCAAAGTGCGCTATGACTTAGCGCTCGGAAACGATTTTGCCGGCGAATACGAAATGGAAATACAGTTTACGGAGGGAACCAAATGA
- the speB gene encoding agmatinase, whose protein sequence is MRFDETYSGKVFIKSHPNYEESKAVLYGMPMDWTVSYRPGSRFGPNKIREVSIGLEEYSPYLDRELEDVKFFDAGDIPLPFGNPEKSLLEIETYVHTLLADGKIPMGMGGEHLVSLPVMKAVASRYDDLAIIHFDAHTDLRENYEGEEYSHSTPIRKIADHIGPKNVYSFGIRSGMKEEFEWAKEQGMHLYKFEVLAPLKQVLPTLDGRPVYITIDMDVLDPAHAPGTGTVDAGGITSRELLASIHAIAASGVNVVGFDLVELAPVYDHSDQTANTASKLIREMILGWVK, encoded by the coding sequence ATGCGTTTTGACGAAACCTATTCAGGAAAAGTATTCATCAAAAGCCATCCGAATTACGAAGAGTCGAAAGCAGTCCTTTACGGCATGCCGATGGACTGGACCGTCAGCTACCGCCCGGGATCGCGTTTTGGCCCGAATAAAATCCGCGAAGTCTCAATTGGGCTGGAAGAATACAGCCCGTACCTGGACCGCGAGCTTGAAGATGTGAAATTCTTCGATGCGGGAGATATCCCGTTGCCATTCGGCAATCCGGAAAAATCCCTTCTCGAGATCGAGACGTATGTGCACACGTTGTTGGCTGATGGGAAAATCCCAATGGGCATGGGCGGCGAGCATTTGGTGTCATTGCCGGTCATGAAAGCAGTCGCGAGCCGCTACGACGATCTTGCCATCATTCATTTCGATGCGCATACCGATCTCCGTGAAAACTATGAAGGCGAAGAATATTCGCATTCAACGCCGATCCGTAAAATTGCCGATCACATCGGCCCGAAAAACGTCTACTCGTTCGGCATCCGTTCAGGAATGAAAGAAGAATTCGAATGGGCGAAAGAGCAAGGCATGCATTTGTATAAATTCGAAGTGCTCGCGCCCTTGAAACAAGTACTGCCGACACTCGACGGCCGTCCGGTCTACATTACGATCGATATGGACGTGCTCGATCCAGCACACGCGCCAGGCACTGGGACGGTCGACGCTGGCGGCATCACATCGCGCGAACTGCTCGCGTCCATCCATGCCATCGCAGCATCGGGCGTCAACGTCGTCGGCTTCGACCTCGTTGAACTCGCGCCAGTTTACGATCATTCCGATCAAACAGCGAACACGGCGAGCAAACTCATCCGCGAAATGATTCTTGGCTGGGTTAAATAA
- a CDS encoding YwhD family protein: MANEEKPKKKLGFTIIKDDPTDGHKGYGIGSLSLENVSPLIIDVEEQDAVLDIGAMHARSQTERGIKFTTNREDSAGGKDYWLVWITIDFNPAGPYYAGVTACEMVVNREKRRGYKILADHVNLMDKSMKRKIIVDHMDAPSKKVLADYLKTHNPEMWERSLEQLHNDLSQ; encoded by the coding sequence ATGGCAAATGAAGAAAAGCCCAAAAAGAAATTGGGATTCACCATTATAAAAGACGATCCGACAGATGGGCATAAAGGATACGGCATCGGTTCCTTATCGCTTGAGAACGTTTCGCCGCTCATCATCGACGTCGAAGAACAAGACGCTGTGCTTGATATCGGCGCGATGCACGCGAGAAGCCAGACGGAACGCGGCATCAAATTCACGACCAACCGCGAAGATTCTGCAGGCGGAAAAGATTATTGGCTCGTATGGATCACCATCGACTTTAATCCGGCAGGGCCTTATTATGCGGGCGTTACGGCATGTGAAATGGTCGTCAACCGCGAAAAGCGGCGCGGCTATAAGATTTTAGCGGACCATGTCAATTTGATGGATAAGTCGATGAAGCGGAAAATCATCGTCGACCATATGGATGCGCCTTCGAAAAAAGTGCTCGCTGATTATTTGAAGACCCACAACCCAGAAATGTGGGAACGCAGCCTAGAACAATTGCACAATGATTTGTCACAATAA
- a CDS encoding 2-hydroxymuconate tautomerase, translating to MPYVTVKMLEGRTDEQKRALVEKVTAAVSETIDAPPEKVFVFLEDLKKSEYAVNGKLLNDE from the coding sequence ATGCCATACGTAACTGTAAAAATGCTCGAAGGCCGCACAGACGAGCAAAAACGCGCACTAGTCGAAAAGGTCACAGCCGCTGTATCCGAAACAATCGATGCCCCACCAGAAAAGGTTTTTGTGTTCCTCGAAGACTTGAAAAAAAGCGAATACGCGGTCAACGGCAAGCTGTTGAACGACGAGTAG